One window of Uloborus diversus isolate 005 chromosome 3, Udiv.v.3.1, whole genome shotgun sequence genomic DNA carries:
- the LOC129219175 gene encoding uncharacterized protein DDB_G0271670-like, which produces MRLKILLWGLLLLGVLLTNANAASTSKPATRRTSKTTTKSETSATTSATTTTRVTSSKPRTRPKNSKRTTTTTTPATPEPTVSQIIKLQSGLTTSAAKKKQKVSTTTTSTISPISTTVTQPTKRPSGSRRKTTKSTPTTTPSSASSTTESINTLNSSSSSSPKRKQNTRPTSTTTLSPIEIMNRLYQAHGLAPVAPHRPRPHSSHSSSSTTKKKQDYQAQSSIDDIYRLHSMAMAQATHSNKDKKGSESSNSNKVSDSSSSSKNQYSSGHSSHYSSHSESIYQQHSSLPSSMHHIMSQHSSSHSSRPQKTVNPPSQENSASSPLSTFMQPLLKQLTPVGAGISVVLAPLLLFNGFLTFFSNMSRFLNNFAQTILPVRRPVGQSTQDQNQYFQNLGPAQLKRQPRDWLEHLQSIKDFQELTDLILKAIHEAETH; this is translated from the coding sequence ATGCGCCTGAAAATTCTTCTGTGGGGGCTTTTACTTCTCGGCGTTCTTTTAACTAATGCAAATGCAGCATCAACGTCAAAACCAGCAACGAGAAGAACCAGCAAAACCACAACGAAATCAGAAACTTCAGCTACTACGTCGGCCACAACGACAACGCGCGTAACGTCTTCAAAGCCAAGAACTCgcccaaaaaattcaaaaagaacaacaacaacaactactCCTGCAACACCTGAACCTACTGTGAGCCAAATTATCAAACTGCAATCAGGATTAACAACTTCAGCagcaaagaagaaacaaaaagttTCGACTACAACTACTTCAACAATATCACCTATATCCACCACTGTAACTCAGCCAACAAAAAGACCTTCAGGGTCGAGACGAAAAACTACCAAATCTACTCCAACAACCACTCCATCTTCTGCCAGTTCTACTACGGAGTCGATTAACACTTTGAACAGTTCTTCATCCTCATCGCCAAAGAGAAAGCAAAATACGAGACCCACTTCAACAACTACTTTATCTCCGATTGAGATCATGAATCGATTATATCAAGCTCATGGTTTAGCTCCCGTAGCCCCGCACAGACCACGCCCGCACTCATCGCATTCGTCCTCATCTACAACTAAGAAAAAGCAAGACTACCAGGCGCAATCATCAATAGATGATATCTATCGTCTGCACAGCATGGCAATGGCTCAGGCTACCCATAGTAACAAAGAtaaaaaagggtccgaaagtagtAACTCGAATAAGGTGTCTGATTCTTCGTCAAGCTCCAAGAACCAATACTCTTCTGGCCATTCGTCTCACTATTCATCGCATTCTGAAAGCATCTATCAACAGCATTCCTCCTTACCTTCGTCAATGCATCATATCATGTCTCAGCATTCCTCCTCGCATAGCTCCAGACCTCAAAAGACGGTGAACCCACCCTCACAGGAAAACTCAGCCTCTTCCCCCTTGTCGACCTTCATGCAACCTCTTCTTAAACAACTGACCCCTGTTGGGGCCGGAATAAGTGTCGTCTTAGCCCCTCTCCTGCTCTTTAATGGATTTCTAACTTTCTTCAGTAACATGAGCagatttttgaacaattttgctcAAACCATTCTTCCTGTCAGACGTCCCGTAGGTCAATCTACACAAGATCAAaaccaatattttcaaaatctcgGCCCAGCTCAACTGAAAAGACAACCGAGAGACTGGCTTGAACATCTGCAAAGTATTAAAGACTTCCAAGAACTGACTGATCTGATTTTGAAAGCAATCCACGAAGCTGAAACACACTAA